The following are encoded in a window of Streptomyces sp. 11x1 genomic DNA:
- a CDS encoding recombinase family protein, translating to MLIGYCRTSTADQNPDHQIDALLRHGVDRDNIHVDVASGAKASRPKLDLVMQLLREGDTLKVTRLDRLSRSVLHLVTLGAELRERSIGLHVIEQGIDTATMEGRAMFGMLSVLAELQRELIVANTNDGLASARARGRVGGRRPKLTEDQAALAQRLYDEREKTVQQIADMFSVPRSTVYGHLDRAKTVPRQPKKTKVTKP from the coding sequence ATGCTCATTGGCTACTGCCGCACATCGACGGCCGACCAGAACCCCGATCATCAGATCGACGCACTACTTCGCCACGGCGTCGACCGCGACAACATCCACGTCGACGTCGCCAGCGGTGCGAAGGCGTCCCGCCCGAAGCTCGATCTCGTCATGCAGCTGCTGCGCGAGGGCGACACCTTGAAAGTGACCCGGCTCGACCGGCTCTCCCGCTCCGTGCTGCACCTGGTGACTCTCGGCGCCGAGCTGCGCGAGCGGAGTATCGGGCTGCACGTCATCGAGCAGGGCATCGACACCGCCACGATGGAGGGGCGCGCGATGTTCGGGATGCTGTCCGTACTGGCAGAGCTCCAGCGGGAGCTGATCGTGGCGAACACAAACGACGGGCTTGCCTCCGCTCGGGCCCGCGGCCGGGTGGGCGGGCGCCGGCCGAAGCTGACCGAGGACCAGGCCGCGCTTGCCCAACGGCTCTACGACGAGCGGGAGAAGACCGTCCAGCAGATCGCCGACATGTTCAGCGTGCCGAGGTCGACGGTGTACGGGCACCTCG
- a CDS encoding amidase has product MIRHDALWAMTASAQAEAVRGGDISALELIESHLERIAEVNPQANAVTQLMAERARGAAAHTDQRRAAGEALGPLAGVPFTVKESTAVEGVPTTLGTARFRDLVAPADAPPVARLRTAGAIPIGHSNMPTLVLAGMHTRSELFGDTVNPWNRSRTPGGSSGGDGVAVATGMAALGLGNDSGGSVRIPASFCGVTGLKSTTGRFPADHRVLGPDDPGPASQMLVTDGPLARTVADLRLAYEALAGTDPRDPRAVPVPLYGEPLPGPVKVAVVADPGGHGVHPTVRAAVTAAADALRDAGYDVRELADVPRLDEALAAYGRITVTEFAPTWPAVRKLLGEGGDRYIQMAMEKTPPANAAELTKLMGTWLGIRRSWAEFLDEFPLLLGPVFTEPPVEPGLESRDEAGRERVSKSMRLCTVTSFVGVPAVAVPTGVSDGLPSGVQIIGRAFREDLCLAAAQEIEDRLGVLTPIDPRPEVPAAAR; this is encoded by the coding sequence ATGATCAGGCACGACGCCCTGTGGGCAATGACGGCCTCCGCCCAAGCGGAGGCGGTCCGAGGCGGAGACATATCGGCCCTCGAACTGATCGAGAGCCACCTGGAACGTATCGCTGAGGTCAACCCGCAGGCCAACGCGGTCACGCAGCTGATGGCCGAGCGAGCCCGCGGGGCCGCGGCACACACGGACCAGCGGCGAGCAGCGGGCGAAGCACTCGGGCCGCTGGCCGGCGTGCCGTTCACGGTGAAGGAGTCCACCGCTGTCGAAGGGGTGCCGACCACGCTCGGAACGGCACGCTTCCGCGACCTGGTGGCTCCGGCCGACGCACCCCCTGTGGCCCGGCTCCGCACGGCAGGAGCCATACCGATCGGCCACAGCAACATGCCCACCCTGGTCCTGGCCGGGATGCACACCCGCAGCGAGTTGTTCGGCGACACCGTCAACCCGTGGAACCGGAGCCGGACCCCGGGCGGCAGCAGCGGCGGTGACGGAGTGGCCGTCGCCACTGGCATGGCCGCGCTCGGACTCGGCAATGATTCCGGCGGATCAGTACGGATCCCAGCCTCGTTCTGCGGCGTGACGGGGCTGAAGTCGACCACCGGGCGGTTCCCCGCCGACCACCGTGTCCTCGGCCCCGACGACCCGGGACCAGCCTCACAGATGCTGGTCACCGACGGACCCCTGGCCCGTACCGTCGCCGACCTGCGGCTGGCATACGAGGCACTGGCCGGGACCGACCCGCGGGACCCGCGGGCCGTACCCGTGCCCCTCTACGGCGAACCGCTGCCGGGACCGGTCAAGGTCGCGGTCGTGGCCGACCCCGGCGGCCACGGCGTTCATCCCACGGTCCGCGCGGCTGTCACGGCCGCGGCCGACGCGTTGCGCGACGCCGGGTACGACGTGCGAGAGCTGGCGGATGTTCCGCGGTTGGACGAGGCACTCGCGGCATACGGCCGGATCACCGTGACCGAATTCGCGCCGACCTGGCCAGCGGTGCGGAAACTGCTCGGCGAAGGCGGAGACCGCTACATCCAGATGGCCATGGAGAAGACTCCGCCTGCGAACGCCGCAGAGCTCACGAAGCTGATGGGGACCTGGCTCGGCATCCGCCGCTCCTGGGCGGAGTTCCTCGACGAGTTCCCGCTGCTGCTCGGACCGGTGTTCACCGAGCCGCCCGTCGAACCGGGACTGGAGTCACGCGACGAAGCGGGACGGGAACGGGTCTCCAAGAGCATGCGCCTGTGCACGGTGACCAGCTTTGTGGGCGTTCCCGCGGTCGCCGTGCCGACCGGAGTCAGCGACGGACTGCCGTCCGGCGTACAGATCATCGGGCGCGCGTTCCGGGAAGACCTGTGCCTGGCCGCTGCCCAGGAGATCGAGGACCGCCTCGGCGTGCTCACGCCGATCGACCCTCGCCCCGAAGTCCCGGCTGCCGCGCGGTAG
- a CDS encoding TetR/AcrR family transcriptional regulator codes for MPKQVDYESRRRRIAEAVCLLADEHGPEGVSMRDVAARAQVSLGAVQRCFRSKGEMLLFAVDHVGDRITERVRARLAASPAQSAATALGHATNEIALLREEHRAEARIWLAFVAQAAVSEPLTGPLKTSYAALQNLLVRLITEAAESGLADEGAMPPDPQHEACTLLALADGLTTHVLIGHLTAEEAEEVLHAHLVSLWERLGAARPRKAVTGDVDAVPAASR; via the coding sequence ATGCCCAAACAGGTGGACTACGAAAGCCGACGCCGCCGGATCGCCGAGGCCGTCTGCCTCCTCGCCGACGAACACGGACCGGAGGGAGTGAGCATGCGCGACGTCGCCGCCCGCGCGCAGGTCTCACTGGGCGCCGTTCAGCGCTGCTTCCGCAGCAAGGGGGAGATGCTCCTCTTCGCCGTCGACCACGTCGGCGACCGCATCACCGAACGTGTGAGGGCACGCCTGGCCGCAAGCCCGGCCCAGTCGGCCGCCACCGCCCTGGGCCACGCGACCAACGAGATCGCCCTTCTCCGCGAAGAACACCGCGCCGAAGCACGGATCTGGCTCGCGTTCGTCGCTCAGGCCGCTGTCAGCGAGCCACTCACCGGCCCGCTGAAAACCAGCTACGCGGCCCTCCAGAACCTCCTCGTCCGCCTCATCACGGAGGCCGCCGAGAGCGGGTTGGCCGACGAAGGCGCTATGCCGCCCGACCCGCAGCACGAGGCTTGCACTCTGCTCGCCCTCGCCGACGGCCTCACCACCCATGTACTCATAGGCCACTTGACCGCAGAGGAAGCCGAGGAAGTCCTGCACGCGCATCTGGTCAGCCTCTGGGAACGCCTCGGCGCCGCCCGCCCCCGAAAGGCCGTCACCGGCGACGTGGACGCCGTCCCTGCGGCAAGCCGGTAG
- a CDS encoding DDE-type integrase/transposase/recombinase, whose protein sequence is MGRDLGLDGVVDHFTLPTAEGWLYLACRLDLATREVVGYAMADHHRAELVVDALDMAHGRGNLEPGRVIHSDRGSEYTSSQFRDRIAELGLRQSCGRTGSGFDNAAAESFWALLKEEIGTRTWPDRATARAEVFTFIERPCCPIRVKQA, encoded by the coding sequence GTGGGGCGGGACCTGGGTCTGGACGGGGTGGTGGACCACTTCACCCTGCCCACCGCCGAGGGCTGGCTCTACCTCGCCTGCCGGCTGGACCTGGCCACCCGCGAGGTCGTCGGCTATGCCATGGCCGATCACCACCGTGCCGAGCTCGTCGTCGACGCCCTGGACATGGCCCATGGCCGGGGGAACCTGGAGCCGGGACGTGTGATCCACAGTGATCGCGGCAGCGAGTACACCTCATCCCAATTCCGCGACCGAATAGCCGAGTTGGGGCTCCGGCAGAGCTGCGGACGGACTGGATCAGGTTTCGACAATGCCGCCGCGGAGAGCTTCTGGGCCCTGCTCAAGGAGGAGATAGGCACCCGGACCTGGCCCGACCGGGCGACCGCCCGCGCCGAGGTCTTCACCTTCATCGAGAGACCCTGTTGCCCAATTCGAGTGAAGCAAGCGTGA
- a CDS encoding IS1182 family transposase: MSMRSDSGAEVPALTREVARAAFPKGCLAMRIRDGLGPLFSDEDFKAAFGVRGRPGISPGRLALVSVLQFAENLTDRQTAHAVRARIDVKYLLGLELTDPGFDHTVLTGFRDRLLAHGMEARVLDLLLERLAELGLVGSGGRQRTDSTHVLAAVRSLNRLEFIGETLRAVLEALAAAAPDWLRGSMDPAWQERYGARVDAYRLPTDEQERRTLARQIATDGYRLLEAVFAPAAPGWLQQVPAVTVLRTVWVQQFTRTVTDGEEEVTWRGKDDLPPSRAMVASPYDPEARYAKKRGSAWVGYKIHLSESCDDPGSSRRPHLVTHVVTTDATVNDAMVVEEVHDRLTSKGLLPGEHLLDAGYTSAELLLTAPTTRGVSVVGPVRSNNTRQSASGGGFGKSAFTVNWQAKHALCPTGATSRYWTEGVDNNGRDAIRIRFATATCAPCPVRDQCTRSTQYGRQLTVRPQEQDAVLERVRAEQSTDEWKDRYAARAGVEGTIHQAVATAGVRRTRYVGLAKTRLAHILTATAINLIRLDAWWNETPLARTRISQLAALDLAE; this comes from the coding sequence GTGTCGATGCGCTCGGACTCGGGAGCGGAGGTTCCTGCCCTGACGAGGGAAGTGGCTCGCGCGGCGTTCCCCAAGGGCTGTCTGGCCATGAGGATCCGGGACGGCCTCGGTCCGCTGTTCTCGGATGAGGATTTCAAGGCGGCCTTCGGGGTCAGGGGGCGGCCCGGGATCTCGCCCGGCCGGCTGGCCCTGGTCAGCGTCCTGCAGTTCGCCGAGAACCTGACTGATCGCCAGACCGCGCACGCGGTGCGGGCAAGGATCGACGTGAAGTACCTGCTGGGCCTGGAGCTGACCGACCCCGGCTTCGACCACACAGTGCTGACCGGGTTCCGGGACCGGCTGCTGGCGCATGGCATGGAAGCGAGGGTCCTGGACCTGCTGCTGGAGCGTCTCGCCGAGCTGGGGCTGGTCGGCTCCGGCGGGAGGCAGCGCACGGACTCGACACACGTGCTGGCCGCGGTCCGCAGCCTCAACCGCCTGGAGTTCATCGGCGAGACGCTGCGGGCGGTGCTGGAAGCACTCGCCGCGGCCGCGCCGGATTGGCTGCGCGGGTCGATGGACCCGGCGTGGCAGGAACGCTACGGGGCGCGGGTCGACGCCTACCGACTGCCCACCGACGAGCAGGAGCGGCGCACCCTCGCCCGGCAGATCGCCACTGACGGATACCGCCTGCTCGAAGCCGTCTTCGCGCCGGCGGCGCCAGGATGGCTGCAACAGGTGCCTGCCGTCACCGTCCTGCGCACGGTGTGGGTGCAGCAGTTCACGCGCACCGTCACCGACGGCGAAGAGGAGGTGACCTGGCGGGGGAAGGACGATCTCCCGCCGAGCAGAGCAATGGTCGCCTCGCCCTACGATCCTGAGGCCCGGTACGCCAAGAAGCGCGGATCCGCCTGGGTCGGCTACAAGATCCATCTCAGTGAGAGCTGTGACGACCCTGGATCGTCGAGGCGCCCCCACTTGGTCACCCACGTTGTCACGACCGACGCCACGGTCAACGACGCCATGGTCGTCGAGGAGGTCCACGACCGACTCACCAGCAAGGGTCTCTTACCAGGGGAGCATCTCCTGGACGCTGGCTACACCTCGGCCGAACTGCTGCTCACCGCGCCGACCACCCGTGGCGTCAGCGTCGTCGGCCCGGTCCGGTCCAACAACACCCGGCAGTCGGCATCGGGCGGAGGCTTCGGCAAGTCCGCCTTCACCGTCAACTGGCAGGCCAAGCACGCACTTTGCCCGACCGGCGCCACCAGCAGGTATTGGACGGAGGGTGTGGACAACAACGGCCGGGACGCGATCCGCATCCGCTTCGCGACCGCCACCTGCGCGCCCTGCCCGGTGCGCGATCAGTGCACCAGATCCACCCAGTACGGGCGGCAGCTGACCGTCCGGCCCCAGGAACAGGACGCGGTGTTGGAACGCGTCCGAGCGGAGCAGTCCACCGACGAGTGGAAGGACCGCTACGCGGCCCGCGCCGGCGTGGAAGGCACCATCCACCAGGCCGTCGCGACCGCCGGCGTCCGCCGGACCCGCTACGTCGGCCTGGCCAAGACGCGGCTCGCGCACATTCTCACAGCAACCGCCATCAACTTGATCCGCCTCGACGCCTGGTGGAACGAAACCCCCCTCGCACGCACGCGCATCTCTCAACTGGCAGCCCTCGACCTCGCAGAGTGA
- a CDS encoding recombinase family protein translates to MRAIIYARLSPTPRGEESKGGNLTQQVKLSQALCDRKGWSVVATIVEKDTSASTKRGTKRSAEWERVKALVEDGKADAIVSRHYDRMYRTPWDLEDLVDLAEATGVTLAAAQAQGVLEVSP, encoded by the coding sequence GTGCGAGCGATCATCTACGCCAGACTCAGCCCCACTCCGAGGGGTGAGGAGTCCAAGGGTGGGAACCTGACACAACAGGTCAAGCTGAGTCAGGCGCTGTGCGACCGGAAAGGCTGGTCGGTCGTAGCCACGATCGTTGAGAAGGACACGTCGGCTTCGACGAAGCGGGGAACCAAGCGGAGCGCCGAGTGGGAGCGCGTCAAGGCTCTGGTGGAGGACGGCAAGGCAGACGCCATCGTGTCCCGCCACTACGACCGTATGTACCGCACCCCCTGGGACCTTGAGGATCTGGTGGACCTGGCCGAGGCGACCGGCGTCACGCTGGCCGCCGCACAGGCTCAGGGAGTGCTTGAAGTTTCCCCGTGA
- a CDS encoding tetratricopeptide repeat protein → MPIPEDVTGEEIDKDVRQELQSLPKTLADDVAKNLVMVARLIDEDPEGAYGYSRVALRLASRVAAVREAAGFAAYANQKYSEALAEFRAARRMTGNVELWPVMADCERGLGRPEKALDMAGAPEVHKLDKAGQVEMRLVAAGARRDMDQLDAAIVTLQSPELASNSVQPWTARLRYAYADALLAAGREDEAREWFAKAVEADKDGSTDASDRLAEMDGVEFVDALVEDEVDSEAESVDEAESAVEDHRADLKDHEDDGDADVKDADTDADAGVDGKD, encoded by the coding sequence CTGCCGATCCCGGAGGACGTCACCGGCGAGGAGATCGACAAGGACGTACGGCAGGAGCTCCAGAGCCTGCCGAAGACGCTCGCGGACGACGTCGCCAAGAACCTGGTGATGGTCGCGCGGCTCATCGACGAGGACCCTGAGGGCGCGTACGGCTACTCCAGGGTCGCGCTGCGGCTGGCCTCGCGTGTGGCGGCCGTGCGAGAGGCGGCCGGTTTCGCCGCGTACGCGAACCAGAAGTACAGCGAGGCGCTCGCGGAGTTCCGGGCGGCCCGGCGGATGACCGGCAACGTCGAGCTGTGGCCCGTCATGGCGGACTGCGAGCGTGGTCTCGGGCGCCCCGAGAAGGCGCTGGACATGGCCGGGGCGCCCGAGGTGCACAAGCTGGACAAGGCGGGTCAGGTCGAGATGCGGCTCGTCGCGGCCGGCGCTCGGCGCGACATGGACCAGCTCGACGCGGCCATCGTGACGCTGCAGAGCCCCGAGCTGGCCTCCAACTCCGTACAGCCGTGGACCGCGCGCCTGCGGTACGCCTACGCCGACGCGTTGCTCGCGGCCGGGCGTGAGGACGAGGCCCGGGAGTGGTTCGCCAAGGCCGTCGAGGCCGACAAGGACGGCAGCACGGACGCGTCTGACCGGCTGGCGGAGATGGACGGTGTCGAGTTCGTGGACGCACTCGTCGAGGACGAGGTCGACAGCGAGGCCGAGAGTGTCGACGAGGCCGAGAGTGCCGTCGAGGACCACCGCGCTGACCTCAAGGACCACGAGGATGACGGGGATGCCGACGTGAAGGACGCGGACACGGACGCGGACGCCGGCGTCGACGGCAAGGACTGA
- a CDS encoding DUF1015 domain-containing protein, with the protein MNYAGPAEETPARSGLELTPFQGLRYDPDRVGSLAAVTSPPYDVVVRPDGLLHLESADPHNIVRLILPQASTPGARDEQAADTLRRWLADGVLAADAEPGLYVYEQADGTILQRGLIGALRLSEPSAGVVLPHEDVIPHVIADRAALMRATGTNMEPLLLTYRGDGAGTGATAVVERTTGRAPLLATTTEDGFSHRLWAVTDPADLAEIQSDLARHQALIADGHHRWATYLRLRKEHPSPSPWDYGLVLLVDTARYPLRVRAIHRLLHQLPLPDALTALDGLFRVRRLDVPLPEALEALADAAATGNAFVLAGDGSFHLVDRPNPDLLARTIPADRPPAWRTLDATVLHATLLDHVWRIPEDSPAHVAYIHDTAATVEKAERDGGTAVLMHPVREEVVRELARQGVTMPRKSTSFGPKPASGLVLRALEF; encoded by the coding sequence ATGAACTACGCAGGTCCCGCGGAGGAGACCCCGGCGCGCAGCGGCCTGGAACTGACCCCGTTCCAGGGGCTTCGCTACGACCCCGACCGGGTCGGCAGCCTGGCCGCCGTGACATCACCGCCGTACGACGTCGTCGTACGGCCGGACGGTCTGCTCCACCTCGAATCCGCCGACCCCCACAACATCGTCCGCCTGATACTCCCCCAGGCCAGTACCCCCGGCGCCCGTGACGAACAGGCGGCCGACACACTGCGCCGCTGGCTCGCCGACGGTGTCCTCGCCGCCGACGCCGAACCCGGACTCTACGTCTACGAGCAGGCGGACGGCACCATCCTCCAGCGCGGTCTCATAGGCGCCCTGCGCCTCTCCGAGCCCTCCGCCGGCGTGGTCCTCCCCCACGAGGACGTCATCCCCCACGTCATCGCGGACCGCGCGGCCCTGATGCGCGCGACCGGCACCAACATGGAGCCTCTGCTGCTCACGTACCGGGGGGACGGCGCCGGGACCGGAGCGACAGCCGTGGTCGAACGCACCACGGGACGCGCCCCGCTCCTCGCCACGACCACGGAGGACGGCTTCAGCCATCGCCTCTGGGCGGTCACCGACCCCGCCGACCTCGCCGAGATCCAGTCGGATCTGGCCCGCCACCAGGCCCTGATAGCCGACGGCCACCACCGCTGGGCCACCTACCTCCGGCTCCGCAAGGAACACCCGTCCCCCAGCCCCTGGGACTACGGCCTGGTCCTCCTGGTGGACACCGCCCGCTACCCCCTGCGTGTGCGCGCGATCCACCGCCTCCTCCATCAACTCCCGCTCCCGGACGCCCTCACCGCCCTGGACGGCCTGTTCCGCGTACGCCGTCTCGACGTCCCGCTCCCCGAGGCCCTCGAAGCCCTGGCGGACGCGGCAGCCACCGGCAACGCCTTCGTCCTCGCGGGTGACGGCTCCTTCCACCTCGTCGACCGCCCGAACCCGGACCTCCTCGCCCGTACGATCCCCGCCGACCGTCCACCGGCCTGGCGCACCTTGGACGCGACGGTCCTGCACGCCACCCTCCTCGACCACGTCTGGCGCATCCCCGAGGACTCCCCGGCGCATGTCGCCTACATCCACGACACGGCGGCGACGGTGGAGAAGGCCGAACGCGACGGCGGCACGGCCGTCCTCATGCACCCGGTCCGCGAGGAGGTCGTACGCGAGCTGGCCCGCCAGGGGGTCACGATGCCCCGCAAGTCCACGTCGTTCGGCCCCAAGCCGGCGTCGGGGCTGGTCCTGCGCGCGCTGGAGTTCTGA
- a CDS encoding HAD hydrolase-like protein — translation MSQAVRTRPDGSGQALSEAYDTALLDLDGVVYAGGSAIAYAVESLSTARAGGMHLAYVTNNALRTPDTVAAHLTALGIPTEAGDVITSAQAVARLISEQLPAGARVLVIGGEGLRVALRERGLEPVESADDDPAAVVQGYGGPDLPWGRFAEACYAIARGVPWFASNTDLTIPSARGIAPGNGAAVQVVRIATGAEPQVAGKPLPPMHRETILRTGAERPLVVGDRLDTDIEGAFNGVVDSLLVLTGVTDGAQLLAALPQHRPTYVDADLRGMLTGQPKVVEAGTGFRCGGWTATAGPERLELDGEGGALDGLRALCAAAWTAAGEGSCELDGEKALARLGL, via the coding sequence ATGAGCCAGGCAGTCAGGACGCGGCCCGACGGCAGTGGGCAGGCCCTGAGCGAGGCGTACGACACGGCTCTGCTCGATCTGGACGGTGTGGTGTACGCGGGAGGGAGCGCGATCGCGTACGCCGTGGAGTCCCTGAGCACGGCGCGCGCCGGTGGTATGCACCTCGCGTACGTCACCAACAACGCGCTGCGGACGCCCGACACGGTGGCCGCGCATCTGACGGCCCTCGGGATACCGACCGAGGCCGGTGACGTCATCACCTCGGCGCAGGCCGTGGCCCGGCTGATCAGCGAGCAGCTGCCCGCCGGGGCGCGGGTGCTGGTCATCGGTGGTGAGGGGCTGCGCGTGGCGCTGCGCGAGCGGGGTCTGGAGCCGGTCGAGTCGGCGGACGACGATCCGGCGGCGGTGGTGCAGGGGTACGGCGGCCCCGACCTGCCCTGGGGGCGGTTCGCGGAGGCCTGCTACGCCATCGCGCGCGGGGTGCCGTGGTTCGCGTCCAACACCGACCTGACGATCCCGAGCGCACGCGGGATCGCGCCGGGCAACGGGGCGGCGGTGCAGGTGGTCCGGATCGCGACGGGCGCCGAGCCGCAGGTGGCGGGCAAGCCGCTGCCGCCGATGCACCGCGAGACGATCCTGCGGACCGGTGCCGAGCGGCCGTTGGTGGTCGGGGACCGGCTGGACACGGACATCGAGGGGGCGTTCAACGGTGTTGTCGACTCGCTGCTCGTGCTGACCGGTGTCACCGACGGGGCGCAGTTGCTGGCCGCGCTTCCGCAGCACCGGCCCACGTACGTCGACGCCGATCTGCGGGGCATGCTCACCGGGCAGCCGAAGGTCGTCGAGGCGGGCACCGGTTTCCGCTGCGGTGGCTGGACGGCCACGGCGGGACCTGAGCGGCTGGAACTCGACGGTGAGGGTGGGGCACTGGACGGGCTGCGGGCGCTGTGTGCGGCGGCCTGGACTGCGGCCGGCGAGGGCTCGTGCGAGCTGGACGGGGAGAAGGCGTTGGCCCGACTGGGACTGTGA
- a CDS encoding iron chelate uptake ABC transporter family permease subunit has translation MLVDSPPEPSAETAPAPPKRRAVRAVGLLVALVILALVALASIAIGAKELSLEQVWHGLFEDTGTYGDAVVGERISRTLLGLLAGAALGLAGAVLQALTRNPLADPGLLGINAGASAAVVTAITYFGVTSLSGYVWFAFAGAALVGALVWFLGGSRGATPVRLALAGTAISAALYGYLQAVMIMDDAALSKMRFWTVGSLASATDETITQVLPFLAVGTVVALLLARPLNAMAMGDDTARALGANLNRTRALSMAAATVLCGAATAACGPIVFVGLMVPHVVRSFTGPDLRWILPYATVLSPVLLLGADVLGRMVARPAELQVGIVTAILGGPVFIFLVRRRRTAQL, from the coding sequence GTGTTGGTCGACAGTCCTCCTGAACCGAGCGCGGAGACCGCCCCCGCGCCACCGAAACGCCGGGCGGTACGAGCCGTCGGGCTTCTCGTGGCCCTCGTGATCCTCGCCCTGGTCGCCCTGGCGAGTATCGCGATCGGCGCGAAAGAACTCTCCCTGGAGCAGGTCTGGCACGGCCTGTTCGAGGACACGGGGACGTACGGCGACGCCGTGGTCGGGGAGCGGATCTCGCGCACGCTCCTCGGACTGCTCGCGGGAGCCGCGCTCGGGCTGGCCGGTGCCGTCCTGCAGGCGCTCACCCGCAACCCGCTGGCCGACCCGGGCCTGCTCGGCATCAACGCGGGCGCGTCCGCGGCCGTGGTCACCGCCATCACCTACTTCGGCGTCACGTCGCTGAGCGGGTATGTGTGGTTCGCGTTCGCCGGCGCCGCCCTGGTCGGGGCGCTGGTCTGGTTCCTCGGCGGCAGCCGCGGGGCGACGCCGGTGCGGCTGGCGCTCGCGGGTACGGCCATCAGCGCCGCGCTCTACGGCTACCTCCAGGCCGTGATGATCATGGACGACGCGGCGCTCTCCAAGATGCGTTTCTGGACGGTCGGTTCGCTGGCCTCGGCGACCGACGAGACCATCACCCAGGTGCTGCCGTTCCTGGCCGTCGGTACGGTCGTCGCGCTGCTGCTCGCTCGCCCGCTGAACGCGATGGCCATGGGCGACGACACCGCCCGCGCGCTCGGCGCCAACCTCAACCGCACCCGCGCGCTCTCCATGGCCGCCGCCACCGTGCTGTGCGGCGCCGCGACGGCGGCCTGCGGGCCGATCGTCTTCGTCGGGCTGATGGTCCCGCACGTCGTGCGGTCCTTCACCGGGCCCGACCTGCGCTGGATCCTGCCGTACGCGACCGTCCTGTCGCCCGTGCTGCTGCTCGGCGCCGACGTGCTCGGTCGCATGGTGGCGCGGCCCGCGGAACTCCAGGTCGGCATCGTCACCGCGATCCTGGGCGGTCCGGTCTTCATCTTTCTCGTACGACGGCGGAGGACGGCCCAGCTGTGA
- a CDS encoding iron chelate uptake ABC transporter family permease subunit, whose translation MNEPAGRDRALRTPGGLSVRLDVRAFTVVVLLLLAALTASVVLIGTGDFPIPAGDVLRTLLGDGDAGQEFIVNELRLPRVLVGLLVGASLGLGGALFQSVSRNPLGSPDVLGLSQGATAGALVVIVLFSGSANQVALGALGGGLVTGIAIYVLAWKRGVQGYRLVLVGIGVSAIVTAVNGYLITKADLVDAGRAVVWMTGSLDGRDWAQVGPLLIMCAILVPLVLGNARGLRMTEMGDDVSYALGVSVERVRLLLMVSAVLLTAGATAAAGPVSFVALTAPQLAKRLTRSPGPNLVPAMCMGATLLVVADLASQRAFGADRLPVGVVTGVLGGVYLLWLLVTERKAGRI comes from the coding sequence ATGAACGAGCCCGCCGGGCGCGACCGCGCGCTCCGCACGCCCGGCGGGCTGTCCGTCCGGCTCGACGTGCGGGCGTTCACGGTCGTCGTCCTGCTGCTGTTGGCGGCGCTGACCGCGAGCGTCGTGCTGATCGGGACCGGCGACTTCCCGATCCCGGCCGGCGACGTCCTGAGGACGCTGCTGGGCGACGGGGACGCGGGCCAGGAGTTCATCGTCAACGAGCTGCGGCTGCCGAGGGTTCTGGTCGGACTCCTCGTCGGGGCCTCGCTCGGGCTCGGCGGGGCGCTGTTTCAGTCCGTCTCCCGCAACCCGCTGGGCAGTCCGGATGTGCTCGGTCTCTCCCAGGGCGCCACCGCCGGGGCCCTGGTCGTGATCGTGCTGTTCTCCGGCAGCGCGAACCAGGTCGCCCTCGGGGCGCTCGGCGGCGGTCTGGTCACCGGCATCGCGATCTATGTGCTGGCCTGGAAGCGGGGCGTGCAGGGCTACCGGCTGGTGCTGGTCGGCATCGGTGTCTCCGCGATCGTCACGGCGGTCAACGGCTATCTGATCACCAAGGCCGACCTCGTCGACGCGGGCCGCGCGGTGGTCTGGATGACCGGTTCCCTCGACGGCCGTGACTGGGCCCAGGTCGGGCCGCTGCTGATCATGTGCGCGATCCTCGTCCCGCTGGTGCTCGGCAACGCGCGCGGGCTGCGGATGACGGAGATGGGCGACGACGTGTCGTACGCCCTCGGGGTGAGCGTCGAGCGTGTACGGCTGCTGCTGATGGTGTCGGCCGTGCTGCTCACGGCCGGGGCCACCGCCGCCGCAGGGCCGGTCAGTTTCGTCGCCCTCACCGCGCCCCAGCTCGCCAAGCGGCTGACCCGTTCCCCGGGCCCGAACCTGGTGCCCGCGATGTGCATGGGCGCGACCCTGCTGGTCGTCGCCGACCTGGCCTCGCAGCGGGCCTTCGGGGCCGACCGGCTGCCGGTCGGCGTGGTCACCGGCGTACTCGGTGGCGTCTATCTGCTGTGGCTGCTGGTCACCGAGCGGAAGGCCGGGCGGATATGA